The nucleotide window GCAGCGGGGGCACCTGGTGTCGCTGAGATCCACCTCGAGCCTCACGCCGAACCTCCTGCTCAGCTCAGCGAGCGCGCCGCCCAGCTCGACTCCACCGAGGTATACGGCTTTCACCCCCTCCGCCTCCGCCAGCTCGGCTAGGCGGCGATCCCTGGTCACGAGGACCGCGTTGTGATCCCGCGCGACCCTCAGCAGATCCTCGTCCCTGGCGTACGGCTCGTAGAACGTGCTCCTCCCGAGTATGCGGAGCCACTTCGCCAGGTCGCCCAGCATCGCGTCGACGACGAACTCGTAGCGCTCCAAGTCACCGCACCCTCTGCAGCCACAACTCGGCGCTCGCCACGAGGGCC belongs to Thermofilaceae archaeon and includes:
- a CDS encoding Mut7-C RNAse domain-containing protein, whose protein sequence is PSWRAPSCGCRGCGDLERYEFVVDAMLGDLAKWLRILGRSTFYEPYARDEDLLRVARDHNAVLVTRDRRLAELAEAEGVKAVYLGGVELGGALAELSRRFGVRLEVDLSDTRCPRCNGRLRAASRSEVEGRLPEGVAERYELFLVCERCGQVYWPGSHLRRMREFLGNVRQRF